From the genome of Solidesulfovibrio carbinolicus, one region includes:
- a CDS encoding Rossmann-like domain-containing protein: protein MRRQLSQAEVLAAVVDDVLALPDRPIDSLTMGTCLAAVASHGLGLASLVSHIVPGLAPARPKNVPATVHEALRLLADPATDGTDLASVAMAAANSLLPLPEDVRDGAGQDLLTSLGRGKDVAVVGHFPFTASLREACRTLWVLEKRPRPGDLPAEMAGEILPRADMVAVTGTTLLNGSLAGLLSACREDAVVIMLGPTTPFAPGLVRCGIDVLAGCVVPDPEAALAGIRAGSCFKGLSGVRQCSWPRPGLTV from the coding sequence ATGCGCCGCCAACTGTCCCAGGCCGAGGTGCTGGCCGCCGTGGTCGATGACGTGCTGGCCCTGCCCGACCGGCCCATCGATTCCCTGACCATGGGCACGTGTCTGGCCGCCGTGGCCTCGCACGGCCTGGGGCTGGCCTCGCTGGTCTCCCACATCGTCCCGGGGCTGGCCCCGGCCCGGCCCAAAAACGTGCCGGCCACGGTTCACGAGGCGTTACGGTTGCTCGCTGACCCGGCCACGGACGGGACCGATCTGGCCTCGGTGGCCATGGCTGCGGCCAATTCCCTGCTGCCGCTTCCCGAAGACGTCCGCGACGGCGCGGGCCAGGACCTGCTGACGTCCCTGGGCCGGGGCAAGGACGTGGCCGTGGTCGGGCATTTTCCCTTCACGGCCAGCCTGCGCGAAGCCTGCCGCACGCTGTGGGTCCTGGAAAAACGGCCGCGCCCGGGCGATCTGCCGGCCGAGATGGCCGGCGAGATCCTGCCCCGGGCCGACATGGTGGCCGTCACCGGCACGACGCTTTTAAACGGCAGCCTGGCCGGGCTGCTTTCCGCCTGTCGGGAGGACGCCGTGGTCATCATGCTCGGCCCCACCACGCCCTTTGCCCCGGGCCTTGTGCGCTGCGGCATCGACGTTCTGGCCGGCTGCGTCGTGCCCGACCCCGAGGCGGCCCTGGCCGGCATCCGGGCCGGCAGCTGCTTCAAGGGGCTTTCCGGGGTGCGCCAGTGCTCCTGGCCGCGGCCGGGGCTGACCGTTTAG
- a CDS encoding arsenic resistance protein, producing the protein MWTTLQRISKNLIIAIPTAMAIGFVWGLSGDVSWMQSLILPFTFLMVYPMMVTLKIKEVLSGGDGKAQLLAQCVNFGLIPFVAYGLAQFFFPHQPTLALGLLLAGLVPTSGMTISWTGFAGGKVAAAVKMTVIGLVLGSLATPFYVKLLLGEAIAVDVSGVMKQIGLIVFLPMAAGYATQRFLVRRYGQKAFATGIGPRFPALSTIGVLGIVLIALALKAKTIVATPGVLAEILLPLCLLYGANYAVSTAAARLFLPRGEGIALVYGTVMRNLSIALAVAMNAFGTSGSEAALVVALAYVIQVQSAAWYVKLTDRVFGQPLAASPDFSTAPQAVGRP; encoded by the coding sequence ATGTGGACAACGTTGCAACGCATTTCCAAGAATCTGATTATCGCCATCCCCACGGCCATGGCCATTGGATTTGTCTGGGGCCTGTCTGGCGACGTTTCGTGGATGCAATCCCTTATTTTGCCCTTCACCTTCCTCATGGTCTACCCCATGATGGTGACGCTTAAGATCAAGGAAGTCCTTTCCGGCGGCGACGGCAAAGCGCAGTTGCTGGCCCAATGCGTCAATTTCGGTCTCATTCCCTTCGTCGCCTATGGCCTGGCCCAGTTTTTCTTCCCACACCAGCCGACCCTGGCCCTGGGCCTGCTCCTGGCCGGGCTTGTGCCGACAAGCGGCATGACCATTTCCTGGACGGGCTTTGCCGGGGGCAAGGTGGCGGCGGCGGTGAAGATGACGGTCATCGGCCTCGTTCTCGGGTCCCTGGCCACGCCGTTTTACGTCAAGCTCCTGCTTGGCGAAGCCATTGCCGTAGACGTTTCCGGCGTCATGAAGCAGATCGGGCTCATCGTCTTTTTGCCCATGGCCGCCGGCTACGCCACTCAGCGGTTTCTGGTGCGACGCTACGGCCAAAAGGCCTTTGCTACGGGCATAGGCCCCCGTTTTCCGGCCCTATCCACCATCGGGGTGCTGGGCATCGTGCTCATCGCCCTGGCCCTGAAGGCGAAGACCATTGTAGCCACGCCGGGCGTGCTGGCCGAAATCCTGCTGCCCCTTTGCCTGCTCTACGGGGCCAACTACGCCGTTTCCACGGCGGCAGCCCGGCTGTTTTTGCCGCGTGGCGAAGGCATCGCCCTGGTCTACGGCACCGTCATGCGAAATCTCTCCATCGCCCTGGCCGTGGCCATGAACGCCTTCGGAACCAGCGGTTCCGAAGCGGCCCTGGTCGTGGCCCTGGCCTATGTCATCCAGGTCCAGTCGGCGGCCTGGTACGTGAAGCTGACCGACCGCGTCTTCGGCCAGCCCTTGGCCGCCTCGCCGGATTTCTCCACCGCCCCGCAAGCGGTCGGCCGGCCCTGA
- the nhaA gene encoding Na+/H+ antiporter NhaA: MADHPLTPSRPLPLLEQALAPFRRFSQVQASGGIVLIACTLIALVWANSPLAPAYFALWETPVTVGFGDHVLSKTLLHWINDGLMAVFFFMVGLEIKREILVGELNSPAQAILPVAAAVGGMVVPALLYVLFNYGQPTMAGWGVPMATDIAFALGILSLLGNRVPVSLKVFLAAVAIVDDIGAVLVIAIFYSGDISLFSLVVGGAMFVTMLGLNMAGARHPAVYGICGAILWLAFLKSGVHATVAGVLGAMTIPARTRISAGAFLHKARRLLDCFAASMEPGQVLLANKTMQGTLENLESACQRASAPLPRLEHALHPWVAYGIMPLFALANAGVPLFGQAGQSLAEPVSLGIFLGLFIGKQLGIFLTCLGLFRLGLASMPEGMRLSHYYGASVLAGIGFTMSIFIAGLAFGDGAAVADQAKVSILVASALAGVYGFAVLRRGEAVDDPACREQDDDETVCPGSPPGCPGSGGRH, translated from the coding sequence ATGGCAGATCATCCTCTAACCCCTTCCCGGCCGTTGCCCCTGCTGGAGCAGGCCTTGGCCCCGTTTCGCCGTTTCAGCCAGGTCCAGGCCTCGGGCGGCATCGTGCTTATCGCCTGTACCCTGATTGCCCTGGTCTGGGCCAATTCGCCCCTGGCCCCGGCCTATTTCGCCTTGTGGGAAACGCCCGTGACCGTGGGCTTTGGCGACCACGTCCTGTCCAAGACCCTGCTGCACTGGATCAATGACGGACTCATGGCCGTGTTTTTTTTCATGGTCGGCCTGGAAATCAAGCGCGAGATCCTGGTCGGCGAACTCAATTCGCCGGCCCAGGCCATCCTGCCCGTGGCGGCGGCCGTGGGCGGCATGGTTGTGCCGGCCCTGCTCTATGTGCTTTTCAACTACGGTCAGCCGACCATGGCCGGCTGGGGCGTGCCCATGGCCACGGACATCGCCTTTGCCCTGGGCATCTTGTCGCTTCTGGGCAATCGCGTGCCGGTTTCGCTCAAGGTTTTCCTGGCGGCCGTGGCCATCGTTGACGACATCGGCGCGGTGCTGGTCATCGCGATCTTTTATTCCGGCGATATTTCCCTGTTTTCCCTGGTGGTCGGCGGGGCCATGTTCGTGACAATGCTCGGCCTCAACATGGCCGGGGCGCGCCATCCTGCCGTTTACGGCATCTGCGGCGCGATCCTGTGGCTGGCCTTTCTCAAATCCGGCGTCCACGCCACCGTGGCCGGGGTGCTGGGGGCCATGACCATCCCGGCGCGCACCCGCATTTCGGCCGGGGCGTTCCTGCACAAAGCGCGTCGGCTCCTTGATTGTTTCGCCGCGTCCATGGAACCGGGCCAGGTGCTCTTGGCCAACAAAACCATGCAAGGGACGTTGGAAAACCTTGAGTCCGCCTGTCAGCGCGCCAGCGCCCCCTTGCCCCGCCTGGAGCACGCTTTGCATCCATGGGTCGCCTACGGCATCATGCCGCTGTTCGCCCTGGCCAACGCCGGAGTGCCGCTCTTTGGCCAGGCCGGGCAGTCCCTGGCCGAGCCGGTGTCCCTGGGCATCTTCCTGGGGCTTTTCATTGGCAAGCAGCTCGGCATCTTCCTGACCTGCCTGGGGCTGTTCCGCCTGGGGCTGGCGTCCATGCCGGAGGGAATGCGGCTCTCCCATTATTATGGGGCCTCGGTGCTGGCCGGCATCGGGTTTACCATGTCGATTTTCATCGCCGGTCTGGCCTTTGGCGACGGCGCAGCCGTGGCCGATCAGGCCAAGGTGTCCATCCTCGTGGCCTCGGCCCTGGCCGGAGTCTATGGTTTTGCCGTGTTGCGGCGCGGCGAAGCAGTGGATGATCCGGCCTGCCGGGAACAAGACGACGACGAAACGGTTTGCCCGGGGTCGCCCCCTGGCTGTCCCGGGAGCGGCGGCCGCCATTGA
- a CDS encoding DUF459 domain-containing protein: MPNPTAKDAAPGPQRRTPACQPAATVRREQAARRAAPGPARRILAALACLACLLGTACGQDEAPKSADAPKTATQASPLAKTASPPQSSQTRAKRLLVIGDSLSISLGEQLEHALAGAPGLDFSRDGQRSTGLSRPELLDWPARLRELVGKSAPDIVVIMIGANDVMPLTAADGGRVYFDQPAWDDTYAAKARELVAICRQANPDVAVSWVAAPPMGDAALNAGVKRINAVLARMCAEAGCRFIDAEAAFSDPEGRYARHAKDAATAEATAIRTADGVHLTEAGARLLAGLVAASLAGKEQLPPAAGLDELCAQARDLRPVADPAPQAQREASGKTKVQAKARPSGKVYSVRDGDTFRLIAKRMGVSEDDLVALNPDADPRRLSIGQPLRLPVRRR, translated from the coding sequence GTGCCCAATCCGACCGCCAAGGACGCCGCCCCCGGGCCGCAACGCCGAACGCCAGCCTGTCAGCCGGCCGCGACCGTTCGCCGAGAGCAGGCCGCCCGGCGGGCCGCCCCTGGCCCGGCCCGCCGCATCCTGGCCGCCCTGGCCTGCCTGGCCTGTTTGCTCGGCACGGCCTGCGGCCAGGACGAAGCGCCCAAATCCGCTGACGCGCCCAAAACGGCGACCCAGGCCTCACCTTTGGCCAAGACCGCGTCACCGCCCCAGTCGTCCCAGACACGGGCCAAACGCCTGCTCGTGATCGGCGATTCCCTGTCCATCAGCCTTGGCGAACAGCTCGAACACGCCCTGGCCGGCGCGCCCGGCCTGGATTTTTCCCGCGACGGTCAGCGCTCCACGGGCTTAAGCCGCCCGGAGCTTCTGGACTGGCCGGCCCGGTTGCGGGAGCTCGTAGGCAAATCCGCGCCCGATATCGTGGTCATCATGATCGGGGCCAACGACGTCATGCCGCTGACCGCCGCCGACGGCGGCCGGGTCTATTTCGACCAGCCGGCCTGGGATGACACCTACGCCGCCAAGGCCCGGGAACTTGTCGCCATCTGCCGCCAAGCCAACCCCGACGTCGCCGTCAGCTGGGTGGCCGCGCCGCCCATGGGCGACGCGGCCCTAAACGCCGGCGTAAAACGCATCAACGCCGTGCTGGCCAGGATGTGCGCCGAGGCGGGCTGCCGGTTCATCGACGCCGAAGCCGCTTTTTCCGACCCCGAAGGCCGCTACGCCCGCCACGCCAAGGATGCGGCCACGGCCGAGGCCACGGCCATCCGCACCGCCGACGGCGTGCACTTGACCGAGGCCGGGGCCAGACTCCTGGCTGGCCTGGTCGCCGCCTCCCTGGCCGGCAAGGAACAACTGCCGCCCGCGGCCGGCCTCGACGAACTGTGCGCCCAGGCCCGGGACCTGCGCCCCGTGGCCGATCCCGCCCCCCAGGCCCAGCGCGAGGCCTCCGGCAAAACCAAAGTCCAGGCCAAGGCCCGCCCCAGCGGCAAGGTCTACAGCGTGCGCGACGGCGACACCTTTCGCCTGATCGCCAAACGCATGGGGGTGTCCGAAGACGATCTTGTCGCGCTCAATCCCGATGCCGACCCAAGGCGTCTGTCCATCGGCCAACCCCTGCGCCTGCCCGTGCGCCGCCGCTAG
- a CDS encoding DUF459 domain-containing protein, with amino-acid sequence MRPFARFAAPLLAAALMLPGCAKRPPAPAPTGEETVTSAEAEVKPEPVDTLPTAVPPAVPPAPKAAVAVEPAVPEQATKQALEPKPAVNAAIKPPRSEPAAPASESGQAPRSAEAQAAEPKAKKADGPVVAVVGDSLAVGVGMTMEQRLAKTGGPGCLAMGKVSTGLISKKYDWEKALAETLARQPVSAVVVVLGGNDANNAIAGKGAGTPEWHEAYTAKVERFLAIAAKAGVQVMWVGLPAMKDPAYGQRVAAVNAAARAGCAKTTGCRYLEPGDVFTDASGNYVQAKDIGGKTVTLRAGDGVHMTMTGYDLLCRRVLDVLGPTASPAKP; translated from the coding sequence ATGCGCCCTTTTGCTCGATTTGCCGCACCACTGCTCGCCGCCGCCCTGATGCTGCCGGGTTGCGCCAAACGCCCGCCGGCTCCCGCGCCGACCGGCGAAGAAACGGTCACCTCGGCCGAAGCCGAGGTCAAACCCGAGCCGGTCGATACCCTGCCCACGGCCGTGCCCCCGGCCGTGCCGCCGGCGCCCAAGGCGGCCGTCGCCGTGGAGCCGGCCGTTCCCGAACAGGCCACCAAGCAGGCCCTGGAACCCAAACCGGCCGTCAACGCCGCCATCAAGCCCCCCCGTTCCGAACCGGCCGCGCCCGCCTCCGAGTCCGGCCAAGCCCCCAGATCGGCCGAGGCCCAGGCCGCCGAGCCCAAAGCGAAAAAAGCCGACGGGCCGGTGGTGGCCGTGGTCGGCGATTCCCTGGCCGTGGGCGTGGGCATGACCATGGAGCAACGCCTGGCCAAAACCGGCGGGCCGGGCTGTCTGGCCATGGGCAAGGTTTCGACAGGACTCATTTCCAAGAAGTACGACTGGGAAAAGGCGCTGGCCGAGACCCTGGCCCGCCAGCCCGTCTCGGCCGTGGTGGTGGTCCTTGGCGGCAACGACGCCAACAACGCCATCGCCGGCAAGGGCGCGGGCACGCCGGAATGGCACGAGGCCTACACGGCCAAGGTGGAGCGTTTTCTGGCCATCGCCGCCAAGGCCGGTGTCCAGGTCATGTGGGTCGGGCTGCCGGCCATGAAGGACCCGGCCTACGGCCAGCGCGTGGCGGCGGTCAACGCCGCGGCCCGGGCCGGCTGCGCCAAGACGACCGGCTGCCGTTATCTCGAACCCGGCGACGTCTTTACCGACGCCTCGGGCAATTATGTCCAGGCCAAGGACATCGGCGGCAAGACCGTCACCCTGCGGGCCGGCGACGGCGTCCACATGACCATGACCGGCTACGACCTGCTCTGTCGCCGGGTTCTTGATGTCCTTGGCCCGACCGCAAGCCCGGCCAAACCGTAA